The following coding sequences are from one Helicoverpa armigera isolate CAAS_96S chromosome 2, ASM3070526v1, whole genome shotgun sequence window:
- the LOC135118790 gene encoding transmembrane protein 70 homolog, mitochondrial-like, with product MLRFCTQGVLNNSRVIIQPLIQKQITSKLKPIISCPGVISRHYAVKLRDEDNKLECIYYGPLTPQIKGVKVFSLSSSAAGLLAQPIIIREAATIGSTSLLVALCSVVGFFTFVTPLLLHFITKKYVTEIHYDPTTSTYSATTTSISCLHTKAADAGGTARRPNPPALDFKVEDVQVPDIPGAFTTLNAKGVPLFIEARHFTDPIHYAKMMGYDKPMDFKLGDQTEDSSKSN from the exons atGCTGCGTTTTTGTACACAAGGTGTGTTGAACAATAGTAGAGTAATCATCCAACCTCTCATACAAAAACAGATAACCTCGAAATTAAAACCCATCATCAGCTGTCCCGGTGTTATAAGCAGGCATTATGCAGTGAAACTAAGAGACGAAGATAACAAGTTGGAGTGTATATATTACGGTCCCTTGACACCACAGATAAAGGGCGTGAAGGTGTTCTCTCTGAGTTCTAGTGCAGCTGGCCTGTTGGCGCAACCCATAATCATAAGAGAGGCAGCGACGATTGGCAGCACGTCACTACTCGTGGCATTATGCTCAGTAGTCGGCTTCTTCACATTTGTAACGCCTTTATTACTCCACTTCATAACTAAAAAATATGTGACGGAAATACACTATGACCCCACAACATCTACATACAGTGCTACCACCACTTCAATTTC gtgtctacacaccaaagccgctgacgccggcggcacagcccggcggcccaacccgccggcc CTTGACTTCAAAGTGGAAGATGTACAAGTCCCTGATATTCCCGGTGCGTTCACCACATTGAACGCCAAAGGAGTTCCCCTTTTCATAGAAGCACGCCACTTCACAGACCCCATACATTATGCCAAAATGATGGGATATGACAAACCTATGGACTTTAAGCTCGGCGATCAAACTGAAGATAGTAGTAAATCAAATTAG